The Vitis riparia cultivar Riparia Gloire de Montpellier isolate 1030 chromosome 3, EGFV_Vit.rip_1.0, whole genome shotgun sequence genome includes a region encoding these proteins:
- the LOC117910961 gene encoding uncharacterized protein LOC117910961, giving the protein MGAVHVETIGEQHIYRKKIKDVVVTVPAYFNDAQRQATKDAGLLHTVQTRRVVLATNEDAIYGSNAANKVEVAAKVALEEKYAPVNKVMAYMAAFLRSKDANPDVKEMREVESLCEAAAIMNIQDKEATWSWSNQLLDDDALKQLLIDGTIAGCALEGAEMPSGS; this is encoded by the exons atgGGAGCTGTCCACGTAGAGACTATTGGGGAACAACACATTTATAGGAAGAAGATCAAAGATGTTGTGGTTACTGTTCCTGCTTACTTCAATGATGCCCAGAGGCAGGCTACAAAGGATGCTGGC CTATTGCACACGGTTCAGACAAGAAGAGTGGTTCTTGCTACAAATGAAGACGCAATTTATGGCTCAAATGCAGCAAACAAAGTTGAGGTGGCTGCTAAGGTGGCACTTGAAGAGAAGTATGCTCCGGTGAACAAGGTCATGGCATATATGGCAGCTTTCCTAAGGTCAAAAGATGCAAATCCCGAtgtgaaagaaatgagagaagtaGAGTCACTCTGTGAAGCTGCTGCTATAATGAATATTCAAGACAAAGAGGCTACCTGGTCTT GGAGCAATCAGCTGCTGGATGATGATGCTCTGAAGCAGCTGTTGATTGATGGCACCATTGCTGGATGTGCTCTGGAGGGTGCTGAAATGCCATCAGGATCCTGA